The DNA window CTCGACATCGCCTGCGGCGGTGCGAATGCGGTGCTGGGGCTACCCGCGGTGTCCGGTGGGGTGCGGATCGGTGGTCCGGCCGATCTGACGCTGGTGCGCTTCGACCGGGACTACGCCACCCTGCCGGTCCGCGATGCGGGGGCCTCGCTGCTGACCACCGGATCACGGTCCATCGTCGATGTCGTGATGGTGGCCGGGGAGGTGGTCGTCGCCGACGGTCGCAGCACCCGCGTCGACGAGGTGGAGTTCACCAAGACGCTGGCGGCATTGGGGTGATGGGCTGAAGTCACCCGGCGTCGAGCACCTTGACCGCGGCGTTGCGTCCCGGTATCCCACTGACCCCACCGCCGCGTCGCGCACCCGCCCCGCACAGCAGCAGGCGCGGATGGCGTGTCTCGACACCCCACGTCCCGACCTCGGAATCGGTTTCGGCCCAGGGCCATTGCAGGCTGCGGTGGAAGATGTTGCCACCCGGCAGGCTCAGGGTGTCCTCGAGATCCTGCGGTGTCTTGAACTCGATGCACGGATTGCCGGCCCGGTCGTGGGCGAGGACGTTCTGGATGGGTTCGGCCAGAACCGAATTCAGCGACGACAGGGTCGCGCCGACGGCATGCTCGACGGCGCCCGGCTCGTCGAAGACCTCGGGTGGCATGTGTAATCCGAACAGGGTGAGGGTGTGTTTGCCGTCGAGTTCGGGGCCGAGGATGGACCGGTCGGACAGGGTGTGGCAGTAGACCTCACACGGCGGGACATCGGGAACCTCACCGCGACACGCCTGACGGTAGGCCGTATGCAATTGGGACGCAGTCTCATTGATGTGGAAGGTGCCGGCGAAGGCGGTCTCCGGGGGCACGCCGGACCGCAGCCGCGGTAGTCGCTCGAGCAGCAGGTTGATCTTGAGCTGCGACCCCCGTGGATCGAGTTCGGTGCTGATCGGGTCGTCGAGGTAGGTGTTGATCACCGCGGGTGCGCACGCCGCGTACAGCTGACCGCCGGCGATGGTGACCCCACCGTGCTCCGTTGTGCCGTATTCCACGGTTCCGTCGCCGACGTCGATGCCGCCCAACGTGATTCCGGTTTCGATTCGGGCTCCCGCCGACACCGCGGTCTCATACAGCGCTCCGGACACCGCGCCCATCCCGCCGGCCGGGACATCCCAGTCGCCGCCGACAAGGTGATACAGGAAGCAGATGTTCTGACGCAGCGACGCGTCGTCGAGGTCGGCGAAGGTGCCGATCAACCCGTCGGTGGCGGCGATCCCGCGGAGCACGTCGTCGTCGAAGTACTGCTCGAGCAGCTCGCCGAGTGGGCGGGTGGTGAGTCGCTCCCACAGTTCGGCGTCACTGGAGTCGGTGCCCACCGCCACGTCGCGGATGTCGTCGCCGCGGCGCAGCGGTTCGAGCATCGTCGGGAACACCCGCTCGGCGATCCCGGACATCCGCGTGTAAAACGACTGCCATGCGGTGAAGTCGGATTCGTCGCCGGTGGCGCGCCGGAAGGACTCCGCGGTGGCGTCGGGGTCGTCGTTGTCGACGAGCACTCCGCGGGTCGGGTCGTCGGGGAGCGGGGTGTACGACGAGATGCGACGGCGAATCAGCCGCAGGTCCAGATCGAGATCGGCCATGATCTGCCGCGGCATCAGCGATACCAGATACGAGTACCGCGACAGCCGGGCGGGCATGCCGGGGAAGGGCATCGCCGAGATGGCCGCGCCGCCCACATGATCGGAGCGTTCGAGGACGAGGACGCTGCGGCCCGCGCGTGCCAGGTAGGCGGCCGCGGTGAGGCCGTTGTGTCCGGCGCCGATGATGATGTCGTCGAATCGCATCTCCACCAGTGTCCCCCGCAACCGGGGTTCGTGTGGGCCGTTCAGCGCATGATGCGCGCGAGGAACGGCGTCGAATCCCGCATCGAGGCGATCACCGTGCCGGAGTGATCCTGGTCGGGGTAGATGTGCAACTCGACGGGTTGCCCGGCGGCCCGCATCTGCGCGTACAGCGAGAGCGCCGAGGGCGCCGGCACGTCGACGTCCCGCAGCCCCTGGCCCAGGAAGATCGGTCGATCAAAACCGGAGTACGGCGTTCCCATGTAGTCCACGAGTGCTGCGCGGACCCCGGGAATGGTGGCGACGGGCGCAGCGAACATGTCCCGCAACGTCTTTCCGCGCACCAGCGGCTTCATGTCCTGGTAGCAGGTGGTCCGCGCGAGCCGGACGAGCCGTCGGCCCTCGGCGGTGAGGATCGACAACGGGCGCAGGTCGGGGCGGGCGTCGGCGAAACCGGCCCAGATGTAAGTGGCGTAGGTGTTGAGCGCCGGCGGCAGTGCGACCGGCGGCAACTGTGGTCCCGCGAGCGCAACCACCTGCTCGATGTTGGCCGGCGTGCCGGTGGCCACCACACCGCGGTAGTCCAGATGGTGTCCCGCGGACAACCGGTTGGCGTCCCGGGCGGCGGCCAAAGCGGCACCGGCGCCCTGGGACTGTCCGACGATCGCCCACCGGCGTGCCAGCGGAACACCCATCCGATGGGCGGAGATCACCGAGTCAACGATCGAGGTCGCCTCGACCTTGCCGCTCAGGTAGTTCATCAGCCCGGGTGTGCCCAGGCCGGCGTAGTCGGTTGCGACGATGGCGTATCCCTGACGCAACCAGTGCCCGAGGTAGCGCACATCGCGCGGAATCCGCGGCTGCACCGACGGCGCACAGTCGTCGCCGAGGCCGACGGTTCCGTGCGCCCACGCCAGCACCGGATATCCGCCACGCGGTGCAGGTGAGCGCGGCAGTAACACCGCCCCGGTGCTCACCGCGGAACGACCGCGGATGTCCCGTGTCGCGTACAGAACCCGATATGCGCGACCGGCATCCGACAGCGTCACCGATCGGTCCAGCGGCACCTGCCGGATGAGGGTGCCCGGAGCGCCGATCGGGCCGGAATAGGTACGGGCGTCCAAGCCGGAGAGCGCCGGTGTCCGCAGCGGTGGCATGTCCTCGGCATGCGCCGCGGGGGTCATCAGGAGTGGCACCACGACGAGCAAACCGGTCACGAGTACCGGGACCATCCGCCTGAGTACGTTCATCACGAGCCGAACCCTATCGCGCCGAACCCTCTCGTTGAGCCGGTCAACGCTCATATTCTGTATGACGTGGACATTCCCGCCGCGTTGTCCGATCACACCGTCGCGCTCAGCGACGGCCACACGATTCCGCTCGTCGGTCTCGGGACCTTCGGGATGCTCGGGCAGGCGTGTGCGGATGCGGTGTCGGTGGCCCTGCGGTCGGGCTATCGGCTTCTCGACACCGCGTCGCGGTACAGCAACGAACTCAGCGTCGGAATGGGACTGCGCGAGTCGGGTGTACCGCGCGACGAGGTGGTGGTGCAGACCAAACTCGGTGGCGGCGATCAGGGATTCGACGAGGCGATCAACGCAGCCAAGGAGAGTGCCCGCCGGCTCGGCGTCGCCCACATCGACGTCTACCTCATCCATTGGCCGTGTCCGACGCTGGGACGGACCGTCGAATCGTGGCGAGCCCTGCTCACGCTGGCCGACGAAGGATTCATCCGGGTGCCGGGCGTCTCCAATTTCAAGCAACATCACCTGCAGATGCTCTATGACGAGACCGGTCGGTGGCCGGCGCTCAATCAGATCCAATGCTCACCGGCACTGGCGCGCACCGAGTTGCGTGCGTTCATGGCCGAGCACGACATCTTCGCGCAGGCGTGGCATCCGACCGGCCGCAAGGAGCACATGCTCGGCGAGCCCGCGGTGCTGCGCCTGGCGCGCAAGTACGGCAAGTCACCGACGCAGATCGCGTTGCGCTGGTCGGTTCAGCAGGGCATCGGGGTGGTGCCGAAGTCGTCGCATGCCGGCCGGCAACGGGAGAACGCCGATCTGTTCGACTTCGAGCTCGACGCCGACGACATGGCCGCTCTCGCGGCACTCGACCGCGGGGAACGCGCAGCGCGGGATTCCGATGTGGAAGAAGAGTTCTGACGGCGCCCTCGAGCCCCTGGCGTGACGGCCAGAGTCTTGTCGGTGGCCCGCGTTAGTGTGTGGGTAGTTCAGATGATGAGGGTGTGAACCGGCCAGGTTCACAGGAGTTTTCGACGACGAGTACGTGACGACAGCGTCCCTGGTTACTTCGTACCGGAAGCGTGCCTCTCGTGATGTTCACTCTGACCGATCCGGTCGCCGACGACACTGGTGTGTCGTCGATGGTTTCGGATGCGGTGGTGGACGCGGCGCGGGAGATGCAGCAGTTGGCGCGGCGTGCTGAGGCCCGTACGGTGCTGCTGGCCTACCGGATCGGGCATGCGGTGTATCAGGACATGATCGCCGACCCGTCCTGGAACCGGACACTGGGCCGTCGGGTCCGCGATATGCCCGACAAAGCCGCCATCGGGCAGGTGTCGGTCCGGCTGGGGATCTCCCGCTCCACCGCAAGCCGGTGGATCACGCTGGGCACCCACCTGCAGCAGCTGCCCGCGGTGCGGATCGCGTTCCTCGACGGCCGGCATTCGTTGGCGCGTACCGCGTTGATGGCCAACGCCCTGTTGTTGCTCGGTGAGGACACCCGGGTGGGTGCCGAACAGCTGGCGTTGACGCTCTCGGCGCGGCCGTCGGCGGATCGGGTGTTGCGTGAACAGCTCGAGGAACTCGTCATCGCGTTGGACCCTGACGCGGCGATCCTCGCGCGCAAAGACTTCGCCGAGCGTCACCAGAACGTCGTCATCGGCGATGACGCTCACGGGCATGCGAGCATCGATGCCACCGTGCCCGCCGAACACGGCGTGTATCTGACCCGCCGAATCGCCGACCTCATCGCCCGCCATCTCTGCGCCGACGATCCCCGCCGGATCGGTGTCCAACGCGTGGCTGCGCTGGCCCACCTCATCGGACTACCCGGCGGCCATCTCGCATGCACCTGCGGCACCACCACCTGCCCCGCCACCCCCGCCCCCGACCCCACCGCCGATGACGACGACTGCGCCGACGACACACCTACCGGCACCGACGAGGGAAACACCGCGGAGGGAGACACCGCGGAGGGAGACACCGCCAGCAGCACCCAAGCAGACACCGACTCTGACGCGGGCCTCGACCCGACCGCCACGACCACCTCGACCGACGTGGACACCGCGACCGACGTGGACACCGCGACCGACGTGGACACCTCGGTGGACCCGGCCGAGGCCGGCGTGCACACAGACAGCTGCTCGGACCCGGGTAGCGACGCACCTGAAGCACCCGAGGGCCCCGCGGTGGAGGTGGCCGACACCCCCACCGCGTGCGATCTCGGTGAACAAACCGCACTGATCGTCGTCACCGACCCCGCCGGCATCGAGGTGCCCTACCTGCGTGGCCATGGGCCCATCGACCCCGACCACGCCGAGGACCTCATCTCCAACTCGATCGCCGGCCAACTGCTCCTCCCGTCGGGCTACTCCGGGCTCATCGTCACCGGCCGAGACGGTCCGGCCCCACCCATCGACCCCACCGGACACGGCGGATACGACCTGCCACCACCGGGCGCCGGGAGCGAAGCGAGCGGGCCCATTCCACCGGGCGCCGGGAGCGAAGCGAGCGGGCCCATTCCACCGGGCGCCGGGAGCGAAGCGAGCGGGCCCATTCCACCGGGCGCCGGGAGCGAAGCGAGCGGGCCCATCCCACCGGGCGCGCTGACCTATCGTCCGAGTAGGGCGGTGCGTGAACGGGTGATCAGCCATGACCGCACCTGCCGCTACCCGCAGTGCGGGCGGCCGTCTGACGAATGCCAACTCGATCACCTGGTGAAGTTCGATCCCCGAGATCCGCTCACCGGGGGCTGGAGCATATTCGAGAACCTCATCCCGCTGTGCACCCCGGATCACCACCGCAAGCACCTCGGCCTCTGGATACCCACCATGCACACCGACCGCACCATCACCTGGCGCGACCCGATCACCGGGGAGATCATCATCACCTACCCACGATGAGCAGGGTTCGCCGTACGGGGGTCGGCGACTGCCGGGTCCGGACGTCGATGGTGGTACTAGGGTGGCAGGGTGTCTCGTCCCGATCCCGACCAATCGCGCGACCCCGCCGTCGAGCCGCGCCACGAGGATTTCGCCACCCGGCATGCGCCCACACCCATAGAGCTGCCGCTCGACGATGGCGAGGCGTCCACCAACGTCGACCTCAAGACCCAGATGATCCGGTTCATCATCACCGGTGCCGGGTCGGGGGTGCTGGACTTCGGGCTCACCATCCTGCTGCAGTACGTGGTCGGTGCGGACTTCTGGATCGCCAAGTCGTTCGGCTTCATCCTCGGTACCACCACCGCCTACCTGCTGAATCGGCGCTGGACCTTCGAGGCCCCGCCCAGCACGGTGCGTTTCCTCGCGGTGGTGGCGCTCTACGCGGTGACCTTCTTCGTCAACGTCGGCCTCTACACCGTGCTCTCGCACGCCTGGCCGGTGACACTGATCTACAGCTTCATCGCCTACGTCATCGCACAGGGCACCGCCACGGTGATCAACTTCGTCGTCCAGCGACTGGTCATCTTCCGGATTCGGTGAGGGCGGTTCGGTGACCTCGGCGGTCGTGGTCGGCAGTGGTCCCAACGGGCTGACCGCGGCGGTCACGCTGGCTCGTGCCGGGCTGTCGGTCGAGGTGATCGAGATGGCCGACGTCATCGGTGGTGGTACTCGGTCGAGTGAATTGTTGCGCCCCGGCATCATTCACGATCATTGCGCAGCGTTTCATCCACTGGGCGCGGGTTCGCCGGCGTGGCGGGGACTCGACCTGCGGTGGCGGTGGCCGGAGATCGACTGTGCGCATCCGCTCGATGACGGTCGGGCTGCGCTGCTGTTCCGGTCGGTGAGTGCCACCGCGGCCGGATTGGGTCGCGACGGTGACGTCTGGCGCGACGTGATCGGCAGCGTCGCCACCGATTTCGACGACCTCGCCGACGACATCCTCGGTCCGCTGCTGCACCTGCCGCGGCATCCGATGCGGCTGGCCGAGTTTGCCCACCACGCGTTGTATCCGGCGACGATGCTGGCCCGGGTG is part of the Gordonia bronchialis DSM 43247 genome and encodes:
- a CDS encoding alpha/beta hydrolase family protein; amino-acid sequence: MNVLRRMVPVLVTGLLVVVPLLMTPAAHAEDMPPLRTPALSGLDARTYSGPIGAPGTLIRQVPLDRSVTLSDAGRAYRVLYATRDIRGRSAVSTGAVLLPRSPAPRGGYPVLAWAHGTVGLGDDCAPSVQPRIPRDVRYLGHWLRQGYAIVATDYAGLGTPGLMNYLSGKVEATSIVDSVISAHRMGVPLARRWAIVGQSQGAGAALAAARDANRLSAGHHLDYRGVVATGTPANIEQVVALAGPQLPPVALPPALNTYATYIWAGFADARPDLRPLSILTAEGRRLVRLARTTCYQDMKPLVRGKTLRDMFAAPVATIPGVRAALVDYMGTPYSGFDRPIFLGQGLRDVDVPAPSALSLYAQMRAAGQPVELHIYPDQDHSGTVIASMRDSTPFLARIMR
- a CDS encoding GtrA family protein, with the protein product MSRPDPDQSRDPAVEPRHEDFATRHAPTPIELPLDDGEASTNVDLKTQMIRFIITGAGSGVLDFGLTILLQYVVGADFWIAKSFGFILGTTTAYLLNRRWTFEAPPSTVRFLAVVALYAVTFFVNVGLYTVLSHAWPVTLIYSFIAYVIAQGTATVINFVVQRLVIFRIR
- a CDS encoding HNH endonuclease signature motif containing protein, encoding MFTLTDPVADDTGVSSMVSDAVVDAAREMQQLARRAEARTVLLAYRIGHAVYQDMIADPSWNRTLGRRVRDMPDKAAIGQVSVRLGISRSTASRWITLGTHLQQLPAVRIAFLDGRHSLARTALMANALLLLGEDTRVGAEQLALTLSARPSADRVLREQLEELVIALDPDAAILARKDFAERHQNVVIGDDAHGHASIDATVPAEHGVYLTRRIADLIARHLCADDPRRIGVQRVAALAHLIGLPGGHLACTCGTTTCPATPAPDPTADDDDCADDTPTGTDEGNTAEGDTAEGDTASSTQADTDSDAGLDPTATTTSTDVDTATDVDTATDVDTSVDPAEAGVHTDSCSDPGSDAPEAPEGPAVEVADTPTACDLGEQTALIVVTDPAGIEVPYLRGHGPIDPDHAEDLISNSIAGQLLLPSGYSGLIVTGRDGPAPPIDPTGHGGYDLPPPGAGSEASGPIPPGAGSEASGPIPPGAGSEASGPIPPGAGSEASGPIPPGALTYRPSRAVRERVISHDRTCRYPQCGRPSDECQLDHLVKFDPRDPLTGGWSIFENLIPLCTPDHHRKHLGLWIPTMHTDRTITWRDPITGEIIITYPR
- a CDS encoding phytoene desaturase family protein, producing MRFDDIIIGAGHNGLTAAAYLARAGRSVLVLERSDHVGGAAISAMPFPGMPARLSRYSYLVSLMPRQIMADLDLDLRLIRRRISSYTPLPDDPTRGVLVDNDDPDATAESFRRATGDESDFTAWQSFYTRMSGIAERVFPTMLEPLRRGDDIRDVAVGTDSSDAELWERLTTRPLGELLEQYFDDDVLRGIAATDGLIGTFADLDDASLRQNICFLYHLVGGDWDVPAGGMGAVSGALYETAVSAGARIETGITLGGIDVGDGTVEYGTTEHGGVTIAGGQLYAACAPAVINTYLDDPISTELDPRGSQLKINLLLERLPRLRSGVPPETAFAGTFHINETASQLHTAYRQACRGEVPDVPPCEVYCHTLSDRSILGPELDGKHTLTLFGLHMPPEVFDEPGAVEHAVGATLSSLNSVLAEPIQNVLAHDRAGNPCIEFKTPQDLEDTLSLPGGNIFHRSLQWPWAETDSEVGTWGVETRHPRLLLCGAGARRGGGVSGIPGRNAAVKVLDAG
- a CDS encoding aldo/keto reductase, giving the protein MDIPAALSDHTVALSDGHTIPLVGLGTFGMLGQACADAVSVALRSGYRLLDTASRYSNELSVGMGLRESGVPRDEVVVQTKLGGGDQGFDEAINAAKESARRLGVAHIDVYLIHWPCPTLGRTVESWRALLTLADEGFIRVPGVSNFKQHHLQMLYDETGRWPALNQIQCSPALARTELRAFMAEHDIFAQAWHPTGRKEHMLGEPAVLRLARKYGKSPTQIALRWSVQQGIGVVPKSSHAGRQRENADLFDFELDADDMAALAALDRGERAARDSDVEEEF